In Corvus moneduloides isolate bCorMon1 chromosome 12, bCorMon1.pri, whole genome shotgun sequence, the following proteins share a genomic window:
- the NUDT7 gene encoding peroxisomal coenzyme A diphosphatase NUDT7 has protein sequence MAAEQEEELGPGPCPCPGAAGDERGTAGGCRGSALPAPRQGLTESARRRLREFDVGDKFSRLPLPRAAVLLPLMVRGGRLHLLLTVRSVQLRRSPGEVCFPGGKSEATDKDDIDTALREAKEEVGLQPERVEVICRLMPGIDKMNNLVTPVVGFIEDTFQATPNPDEVSEVFVVPLEYFVKPLKYKTFSYRMSSGYLTRIHCFIYDDQEHKRSFKIWGLTAHFAVFLALVISGERPTFEVDYDLDNLISSSENNFINLYASVYERKKSNL, from the exons ATGGCGgcggagcaggaggaggagctgggccctgggccctgtccctgcccgggggccgcgggggatgAGCGGGGCACGGCCGGAGGGTGCCGGGGCTCCGCTCTGCCGGCTCCTAGGCAGGGGCTCACGGAGAGCGCCCGGCGCCGCCTGAGGGAGTTCGATGTCGGGGACAAGTTCTCCCGCTTGCCGCTGCCCAGAGCCGCCGTGCTGCTGCCGCTCATGGTGCGGGGGGGGCGGCTGCACCTGCTGCTCACCGTCCGGTCCGTGCAG CTGAGAAGATCACCAGGGGAAGTGTGTTTTCCAGGAGGTAAAAGTGAAGCCACTGATAAAGATGATATTGACACTGCTCTCCGAGAAGCTAAAGAAGAAGTGGGTCTCCAGCCAGAGAGGGTGGAAGTCATCTGTAGGCTGATGCCTGGCATCGATAAA atGAATAACTTGGTGACACCAGTTGTAGGATTTATAGAGGATACATTCCAGGCCACTCCTAATCCAGATGAAGTGAGCGAGGTTTTTGTTGTGCCTTTGGAGTACTTTGTCAAGCCCTTAAAATACAAGACCTTCTCTTATAGAATGTCCTCGGGTTACTTAACTCGGATACACTGCTTTATATATGATGACCAGGAACATAAAAGGTCATTCAAGATCTGGGGACTGACTGCACACTTTGCTGTATTTCTTGCTCTTGTAATTTCTGGAGAGAGACCTACCTTTGAAGTGGATTATGATCTTGACAACTTAATTTCATCCTCCGAGAATAACTTCATTAATTTGTATGCATCTGTgtatgaaagaaagaagagtaaTCTATGA